From a region of the Pseudomonadaceae bacterium SI-3 genome:
- a CDS encoding aldose 1-epimerase — protein sequence MPELQPNLTEVELLRGPLRLSACPGLGGAITQLSIDGIDLLRPWDGTDSVRRTGCFILAPFSNRVGDGAFEHDGQRYPLRSLSAEHPLPIHGVAWKRAWTITERSPTSLCLTLIHRPEGEGVLDWPFAFELEHQIKLDDGGVALQLTLRNIDNRSMPAGLGWHPYFLRHDACWLRFDTSAVWRNDTRNLPSQKTPIPTEWDFSTEAPLQEPGLDNCFVGRTGPVTIHWPNEGVALTMHPSEALDHLVVFTPPAEMGFFAVEPVSHANNALCMDDPAANGIRTLDPGETMQVSCKLQIQRTARTVQ from the coding sequence ATGCCTGAACTTCAACCGAATCTGACCGAGGTCGAGCTTCTGCGCGGCCCGCTGAGACTGTCGGCGTGCCCCGGGCTGGGCGGTGCAATCACTCAACTGAGCATCGATGGCATCGATCTGCTGCGCCCTTGGGACGGCACGGACAGCGTGCGGCGGACGGGCTGCTTCATTCTTGCGCCTTTCTCCAATCGAGTCGGCGATGGCGCCTTCGAGCATGACGGTCAACGCTACCCGTTGCGCAGTCTATCTGCTGAACATCCTTTACCGATTCACGGCGTCGCCTGGAAGCGTGCGTGGACGATAACGGAACGGAGCCCGACCAGCCTTTGCCTGACGCTCATTCATCGGCCCGAGGGCGAGGGCGTACTTGACTGGCCGTTCGCGTTCGAACTCGAGCACCAGATCAAACTCGACGATGGCGGCGTTGCGCTGCAACTGACGCTGCGCAACATCGACAACCGCTCGATGCCCGCCGGGCTTGGCTGGCATCCGTATTTCCTCCGGCACGACGCTTGTTGGTTGCGGTTCGATACGAGTGCGGTCTGGCGCAACGACACCCGAAACCTGCCATCACAGAAGACGCCCATCCCAACGGAATGGGACTTTTCAACGGAAGCGCCGCTGCAGGAACCCGGCCTGGACAACTGCTTCGTTGGGCGTACCGGGCCCGTTACCATCCACTGGCCGAACGAAGGGGTAGCGCTGACCATGCATCCCAGCGAGGCACTCGATCATCTGGTCGTGTTTACGCCGCCGGCAGAGATGGGCTTCTTTGCGGTCGAGCCGGTTTCGCATGCCAACAATGCGCTTTGCATGGACGATCCGGCCGCGAACGGCATTCGTACGCTCGACCCCGGCGAAACCATGCAGGTCAGTTGCAAACTGCAGATTCAGCGTACGGCTCGTACCGTCCAGTAG
- a CDS encoding hydroxyacid dehydrogenase — protein MTCILQIGPLTERFNRGLAAEHEVLRFWEEGADELVNQHAQRIDVVVTSGRFGCTAELIERLPNLQAIISFGVGYDAIDVAAARARNIPLSNTPDVLNDCVADLAFGLIIDSARQMSRADRFVRAGEWPSGGLPLAKQVSGKRLGIVGMGRIGETVAKRSSGFDMQVRYHNRRPVEGSAYGYESNLVELAQWSDFLVLTCPGGESTRNLINRDVLEALGSKGILINVARGSVVDEPALIEALTEGRLGGAGLDVYAQEPNVPQALVDLPNVVLLPHIGSATEETRLAMEELLLANLRAFLERGELLTAV, from the coding sequence ATGACCTGCATACTCCAGATCGGCCCCCTGACTGAACGTTTCAACCGTGGCCTTGCTGCGGAGCATGAGGTGCTGCGTTTCTGGGAGGAGGGTGCCGATGAGTTGGTTAACCAGCATGCTCAGCGCATTGATGTCGTGGTGACCTCCGGTCGTTTCGGCTGCACGGCGGAGCTGATCGAGCGCCTGCCCAACCTGCAAGCGATCATCAGTTTCGGCGTCGGCTACGACGCAATCGACGTCGCGGCAGCGCGCGCACGCAACATCCCGCTGAGCAATACGCCGGACGTGCTCAATGATTGCGTGGCGGACTTGGCCTTTGGGCTGATTATCGACAGCGCCAGGCAAATGTCCCGTGCCGACCGTTTCGTACGCGCGGGCGAGTGGCCCTCCGGCGGCCTGCCGCTTGCGAAGCAGGTGAGCGGGAAACGACTGGGCATTGTCGGCATGGGGCGCATTGGTGAAACGGTGGCCAAGCGCTCCAGTGGTTTTGATATGCAGGTGCGCTACCACAACCGTCGACCGGTAGAGGGCAGTGCCTATGGCTATGAATCCAATCTCGTCGAGTTGGCGCAGTGGAGCGACTTTCTCGTTCTGACCTGTCCTGGTGGCGAGAGCACCCGCAACCTCATCAATCGAGACGTCCTCGAGGCGCTTGGGTCGAAAGGCATTTTGATCAACGTTGCCCGCGGCTCGGTGGTGGACGAACCGGCATTGATCGAGGCGTTGACTGAAGGACGGCTGGGCGGGGCGGGTCTCGACGTTTATGCCCAGGAGCCCAACGTACCTCAGGCCCTTGTCGATCTGCCCAATGTCGTGCTGCTGCCGCACATCGGCAGTGCCACCGAGGAAACCCGGCTGGCAATGGAAGAATTGCTGTTGGCCAATCTGCGTGCGTTTCTCGAACGCGGTGAGCTGCTGACGGCTGTCTGA
- a CDS encoding hydroxyacid dehydrogenase encodes MSALPDDFIREIEAVVGAVGMVCDAERMQSYLSDWRNAYRGEAALVVRPASTEEVAAVVRLCNQYDIALVPQGGNTGLCGGSIPDASGTQVVLSLTRMTNIREVDSENETITVEAGAILQTVKEAAAEVGRLFPLSLGAEGSCTVGGNLATNAGGTAVLRYGNMRDLTLGLEVVLPDGQIWNGLRGLRKDNTGYDLKHLFIGSEGTLGIITAAVLKLYPAVRSVTTAWVALPGAHAAVQLIGIIRGLCGDRLTGFELMSRQSVDFVLRHVGGCSDPFAETHPWYVLIELSDTQPDAPLNELLELGIGEALERGLVTDAVLASSEAQVAALWAMREGISEAQNHEGPSLKHDISVPVSCIPAFIQTTDQRLLDQFPGVRIVAYGHVGDGNLHYNVSKPIGSDDTAFKAQQDAIMHVIYEATTRFQGSISAEHGLGQAKRAAAKHYKDPLELALMRAIKTTLDPKGLMNPGKVL; translated from the coding sequence ATGAGTGCGCTGCCGGATGACTTCATCCGCGAGATCGAAGCGGTCGTCGGTGCCGTCGGCATGGTCTGTGATGCCGAACGCATGCAAAGCTACCTGAGCGATTGGCGGAATGCCTACCGCGGTGAAGCCGCACTGGTGGTGCGTCCGGCCAGCACCGAAGAGGTAGCCGCCGTAGTGCGGCTGTGCAATCAATACGACATTGCACTGGTACCGCAAGGGGGCAATACCGGGCTGTGTGGCGGTTCGATTCCGGACGCCAGTGGCACTCAAGTGGTGCTGTCCCTGACGCGCATGACCAACATCCGCGAAGTCGATAGCGAAAACGAGACCATTACTGTCGAGGCCGGCGCCATCCTGCAAACCGTAAAAGAGGCCGCTGCCGAAGTGGGGCGGCTGTTCCCTTTGTCCCTCGGCGCGGAAGGCAGTTGCACCGTGGGCGGTAATCTCGCCACCAACGCCGGCGGAACCGCCGTGCTGCGTTACGGCAACATGCGCGACCTCACGCTGGGCCTGGAAGTGGTGCTGCCGGACGGGCAGATCTGGAATGGCCTACGCGGGCTGCGCAAGGACAATACAGGGTACGACCTCAAACACCTGTTCATCGGCTCGGAAGGCACACTCGGCATCATCACCGCAGCCGTGCTCAAGCTATATCCTGCGGTGCGCAGCGTGACGACGGCCTGGGTTGCATTACCCGGCGCGCATGCAGCGGTCCAGCTGATCGGCATCATCCGTGGCCTATGTGGCGATCGGCTGACCGGGTTCGAGCTGATGTCGCGGCAAAGCGTTGATTTCGTGCTGCGTCACGTCGGCGGCTGCTCCGATCCCTTCGCCGAGACTCATCCCTGGTATGTGCTGATCGAGCTTAGCGACACCCAACCTGATGCGCCGCTCAACGAGCTGCTTGAACTGGGGATCGGCGAAGCCCTGGAGCGTGGCCTGGTGACCGATGCTGTGCTGGCCAGCAGCGAGGCTCAGGTCGCGGCGTTGTGGGCGATGCGTGAGGGGATTTCCGAGGCGCAGAACCATGAGGGTCCAAGTCTCAAACATGACATCAGCGTGCCGGTGAGCTGCATTCCGGCGTTCATTCAGACGACCGATCAGCGCTTGCTCGACCAGTTTCCGGGCGTGCGCATCGTCGCTTATGGCCATGTCGGTGATGGGAACCTTCACTACAACGTCAGCAAGCCGATCGGATCTGACGATACGGCCTTCAAGGCGCAGCAAGACGCGATCATGCACGTCATCTACGAGGCCACTACTCGGTTTCAGGGCAGTATCAGCGCAGAGCATGGGCTGGGTCAGGCCAAGCGCGCCGCGGCCAAGCACTACAAGGACCCGCTGGAACTGGCGCTGATGCGCGCGATCAAGACAACGCTTGATCCAAAAGGCCTGATGAACCCCGGCAAGGTGCTCTGA
- the garD gene encoding galactarate dehydratase, translating into MELIQHQDSPRYIRLNDADNVAVVVNDGGVPTGARFEDGLVTVESVPQSHKVALVDIAVDQPVRRYGQIIGYALEPIARGSWVKETQLRMPSAPPLDSLPMADAVPERLEPLEGFTFEGYRNADGTVGTRNVLGITTTVQCVTGVLDHAVARIRKELLPKFPNVDDVVALTHSYGCGVAINAKDAYIPIRTVRNLARNPNLGGEALVISLGCEKLQAEQVMHEGDASVDLSEPWLYRLQDSNTGFGEMIEQIMALAESRLQKLNRRQRETVPASELVLGMQCGGSDAFSGITANPALGYASDLLIRAGATVMFSEVTEVRDAIYMLTSRAETPEVAEALVREMDWYDQYLERGAADRSANTTPGNKKGGLSNIVEKSLGSIVKSGSSAINGVLGPGERFSSKGLIYCATPASDFVCGTLQLAAGMNLHVFTTGRGTPYGLAMAPVVKVSTRTELAERWPDLIDVDAGRIATGRSSIEELGWELFHYYLDVASGRKKTWAEQHQIHNDITLFNPAPIT; encoded by the coding sequence GTGGAACTGATTCAGCATCAAGATTCACCGCGTTACATCCGCCTCAACGATGCGGACAACGTGGCTGTGGTGGTTAACGATGGCGGTGTGCCGACCGGTGCCCGGTTCGAGGACGGGCTGGTCACGGTCGAATCAGTGCCGCAAAGCCACAAGGTTGCGCTGGTGGATATTGCGGTCGACCAGCCTGTGCGCCGCTACGGACAGATCATTGGTTATGCGCTAGAGCCCATCGCGCGAGGGTCCTGGGTCAAGGAAACGCAGCTGCGCATGCCCTCAGCTCCACCCCTCGACAGCCTGCCAATGGCCGATGCTGTCCCGGAGCGCCTCGAGCCGCTTGAGGGCTTTACCTTTGAAGGCTACCGCAACGCAGACGGCACGGTTGGTACGCGCAACGTGCTCGGTATCACCACCACCGTTCAATGCGTGACGGGCGTGCTCGATCACGCTGTTGCGCGCATTCGTAAGGAGCTTCTGCCGAAGTTCCCGAACGTCGATGACGTGGTCGCGCTGACCCACAGCTACGGTTGCGGCGTGGCGATCAATGCCAAGGACGCCTACATCCCGATCCGTACCGTCCGCAACCTGGCGCGCAACCCCAACCTCGGCGGCGAAGCGCTGGTCATCAGCCTTGGCTGCGAAAAGCTGCAGGCAGAGCAGGTGATGCACGAGGGCGACGCATCGGTCGATCTCAGCGAACCCTGGCTGTACCGTTTGCAGGACTCCAACACCGGTTTCGGCGAGATGATCGAACAGATCATGGCGCTGGCCGAGTCGCGTCTGCAAAAGCTCAACCGCCGCCAGCGCGAAACCGTTCCGGCCTCAGAGCTTGTGCTGGGCATGCAATGCGGCGGCAGCGATGCCTTCTCGGGAATCACCGCCAATCCAGCCTTGGGCTACGCCTCGGACCTGCTGATCCGCGCAGGCGCGACAGTGATGTTTTCTGAAGTCACCGAAGTGCGCGATGCGATCTATATGCTTACGTCGCGGGCTGAAACGCCGGAGGTTGCCGAAGCCTTGGTCCGCGAGATGGACTGGTACGACCAGTATCTGGAGCGCGGCGCAGCCGATCGCAGCGCCAACACCACGCCTGGTAACAAGAAAGGCGGGTTGTCCAACATTGTCGAGAAGTCTCTTGGCTCTATCGTCAAATCCGGCAGCAGTGCGATCAACGGCGTACTCGGCCCAGGCGAGCGGTTCAGCAGCAAAGGCCTGATCTACTGCGCGACCCCAGCCAGCGACTTTGTCTGCGGCACGTTGCAGTTGGCGGCCGGCATGAACCTGCATGTGTTCACCACCGGGCGGGGCACCCCATATGGTCTGGCCATGGCACCGGTCGTGAAAGTCTCTACCCGCACCGAGCTGGCCGAGCGCTGGCCTGACCTGATTGACGTAGATGCCGGGCGTATTGCCACTGGCCGTTCCAGTATCGAGGAGCTGGGTTGGGAGCTGTTCCACTACTACCTGGACGTCGCCAGTGGGCGCAAGAAGACTTGGGCCGAGCAGCACCAGATCCACAACGACATCACCTTGTTCAACCCGGCACCGATCACCTGA
- the gudD gene encoding glucarate dehydratase yields the protein MNDSMNQGAPVITELRVVPVAGQDSMLLNLSGAHGPYFTRNILILKDSAGNTGVGEVPGGEAIRKTLDDARAILIGQSVGNFNGLLNQARKAFADRDVAGRGLQTFDLRIAIHAITAIESALLDLLGQHLNVPVAALLGDGQQREEVEMLGYLFFIADRNKTDLGYRDESNASDSWFRVRNEEALTPETVVRQAEAAYERYGFKDFKLKGGVLPGSEEVKAIRALAERFPDARITLDPNGAWSLAEAIDLCKDLHGVLAYAEDPCGAENGYSGREVMAEFRRATGLPTATNMIATDWRQMGHTISLQSVDIPLADPHFWTMSGSVRVAQMCNDWGLTWGSHSNNHFDISLAMFTHVAAAAPGKITAIDTHWIWQDGQYLTRDPLQIVGGKVAVPAKSGLGVELDEDALQKAHELYLAKGLGARDDAIAMQYLIPDWTFNNKKPCMVR from the coding sequence ATGAACGATTCTATGAATCAAGGTGCTCCGGTCATCACCGAACTTCGAGTGGTTCCGGTCGCAGGGCAAGACAGCATGCTGCTCAACCTGAGTGGCGCTCATGGTCCGTACTTCACCCGCAACATCCTCATTCTCAAGGACAGCGCCGGCAACACAGGTGTCGGCGAGGTCCCCGGTGGCGAGGCGATCCGCAAGACGCTGGACGACGCTCGCGCCATTCTGATCGGGCAATCGGTTGGCAATTTCAATGGTCTGCTGAACCAGGCGCGCAAGGCATTCGCTGACCGCGATGTCGCGGGCCGCGGCTTGCAGACCTTCGACCTGCGCATCGCTATTCACGCCATCACGGCGATCGAGTCGGCGCTGCTCGATCTGCTCGGCCAGCACCTCAACGTGCCGGTTGCCGCACTGCTCGGTGACGGACAGCAGCGCGAAGAAGTCGAGATGCTCGGTTATCTGTTCTTCATCGCCGATCGCAACAAAACCGACCTCGGCTACCGCGACGAGTCGAATGCCAGCGATAGCTGGTTCCGCGTGCGCAACGAAGAAGCATTGACCCCCGAAACCGTTGTGCGTCAGGCCGAAGCGGCCTACGAGCGCTATGGTTTCAAGGATTTCAAACTCAAGGGCGGCGTATTGCCAGGCAGCGAAGAGGTCAAGGCCATCCGTGCGCTGGCCGAGCGCTTCCCCGATGCCCGCATCACCCTGGACCCCAACGGTGCCTGGTCACTGGCCGAGGCAATCGATCTGTGCAAGGACCTGCACGGCGTGCTGGCCTATGCCGAAGACCCTTGCGGTGCCGAGAACGGCTACTCGGGGCGCGAAGTGATGGCCGAGTTCCGTCGCGCGACCGGCCTGCCGACCGCGACCAACATGATCGCAACCGATTGGCGGCAAATGGGCCACACCATCAGCCTGCAATCGGTGGACATTCCGCTAGCCGACCCACATTTCTGGACCATGAGCGGCTCGGTGCGGGTTGCGCAGATGTGCAACGACTGGGGGTTGACCTGGGGATCGCACTCCAACAACCACTTCGACATTTCGCTGGCCATGTTCACTCACGTGGCCGCGGCCGCGCCGGGCAAGATCACCGCGATCGACACCCATTGGATCTGGCAGGACGGCCAATACCTGACCCGCGATCCGCTGCAGATCGTCGGCGGCAAGGTCGCTGTGCCGGCCAAGTCGGGCCTGGGCGTGGAGCTGGATGAAGATGCGCTGCAGAAGGCTCATGAGCTGTACCTGGCCAAAGGCCTGGGCGCTCGCGACGATGCCATCGCCATGCAGTACCTGATTCCGGATTGGACGTTCAACAACAAGAAGCCGTGCATGGTGCGTTGA
- a CDS encoding aldehyde dehydrogenase family protein has product MADAKRYDNYIDGQWVAGKNYQANINPSDLSDVIGEYAQADASQVEAAIAAARKAFPAWSTSGIQARADALEKVGLEILARREELGNLLAREEGKTLPEAIGEVSRAGNIFKYFAGECLRQAGETLQSVRPGVSVEVTREPLGVIGLITPWNFPIAIPAWKIAPALAYGNCVVIKPADLVPGCAWAVADIISRAGFPAGVFNLVMGKGREVGEAIVNDKRVDGVSFTGSVGVGRGIAATCVGRQAKVQLEMGGKNPQIILDDADLNTAVELATQSAFYSTGQRCTASSRIIVTEGIYDRFVEAMIERIKKIKVGSALEQGVDVGPVVSQAQLDQDLKYIEIGKQEGARLACGGERVSCDTEGYYLAPTLFVDSTADMRISREEIFGPVANVVKVKDYDEALAMANDTEFGLSAGICTTSLKYANHFKRHSQAGMVMVNLPTAGVDYHVPFGGRKGSSYGPREQGRYAQEFYTTVKTTYIG; this is encoded by the coding sequence GTGGCAGACGCAAAGCGATATGACAACTACATCGATGGCCAATGGGTAGCTGGCAAGAATTACCAGGCCAACATCAACCCGTCCGATCTGTCGGACGTTATCGGCGAATATGCCCAAGCGGACGCTTCGCAGGTCGAAGCCGCCATCGCTGCAGCACGCAAAGCATTCCCGGCGTGGTCAACGTCCGGCATCCAGGCACGTGCCGATGCACTGGAAAAGGTCGGTTTGGAAATCCTCGCTCGCCGAGAAGAGCTGGGTAACCTGCTGGCGCGTGAAGAAGGCAAGACCCTGCCGGAAGCCATCGGTGAAGTGTCCCGTGCCGGGAACATCTTCAAGTACTTCGCCGGCGAGTGCCTGCGTCAGGCTGGCGAGACCCTGCAGTCGGTCCGTCCGGGTGTCAGCGTTGAAGTCACCCGCGAGCCCCTGGGCGTGATCGGCCTGATCACCCCGTGGAACTTCCCGATTGCCATTCCTGCTTGGAAAATTGCGCCCGCGCTCGCCTATGGCAACTGCGTGGTGATCAAACCAGCCGATCTGGTTCCAGGTTGCGCCTGGGCCGTCGCTGACATCATCTCGCGCGCAGGCTTCCCGGCCGGCGTGTTCAACCTGGTGATGGGCAAGGGCCGCGAAGTCGGCGAAGCCATCGTCAACGACAAGCGCGTCGATGGCGTCAGCTTTACCGGCTCGGTTGGCGTTGGTCGTGGCATCGCGGCGACCTGCGTCGGGCGTCAGGCCAAGGTTCAGCTGGAAATGGGCGGCAAGAATCCGCAGATCATTCTGGACGATGCCGACCTCAACACTGCCGTAGAACTGGCGACGCAAAGCGCGTTTTACTCCACCGGCCAGCGTTGCACCGCATCCAGCCGCATCATCGTTACCGAAGGCATCTACGACCGTTTCGTCGAGGCCATGATCGAGCGCATCAAGAAGATCAAGGTCGGTTCGGCATTGGAGCAGGGCGTGGATGTCGGCCCGGTCGTATCCCAGGCGCAGCTCGATCAGGACCTGAAGTACATCGAGATCGGCAAGCAAGAAGGCGCACGCCTGGCCTGCGGCGGCGAGCGCGTCAGCTGCGACACTGAAGGTTACTACCTGGCGCCGACTTTGTTCGTCGACAGCACCGCCGACATGCGCATCAGCCGTGAAGAGATTTTCGGCCCGGTCGCCAACGTGGTAAAGGTCAAGGACTACGACGAAGCGCTGGCCATGGCCAACGACACCGAGTTCGGTCTTTCGGCGGGCATCTGCACCACCTCGTTGAAGTACGCCAATCACTTCAAGCGTCATTCCCAGGCCGGGATGGTGATGGTCAATCTTCCCACCGCTGGCGTGGATTACCACGTGCCGTTCGGCGGTCGCAAAGGCTCGTCCTACGGTCCGCGTGAGCAAGGCCGTTACGCCCAGGAGTTCTACACCACGGTGAAGACCACGTACATCGGCTGA
- the kdgD gene encoding 5-dehydro-4-deoxyglucarate dehydratase, with translation MNPQELKAILSSGLLSFPVTDFDQQGDFSRAGYIKRLEWLAPYGATALFAAGGTGEFFSLTPQEYPDIIKTAVDTCAGQVPILAGVGGPTRQAIAYAQEAERLGAKGLLLLPHYLTEASQEGVARHVEEVCKSVNIGVVVYNRNVCRLTAPLLEQLTERCPNLIGYKDGLGDIELMVSIRRRLGERLTYLGGLPTAEVYAAAYKALGVPVYSSAVFNFVPKLAMDFYGAISRDDHETVGKLIDDFFLPYLDIRNRRKGYAVSIVKAGAKIAGYDAGPVRAPLTDLLPDEYEALAALIEKQGAQ, from the coding sequence ATGAACCCACAAGAACTGAAGGCCATCCTCTCTTCTGGTTTGCTGTCCTTTCCGGTCACTGACTTTGACCAGCAGGGCGACTTCAGCCGTGCCGGCTACATCAAGCGACTCGAGTGGCTGGCACCTTATGGCGCAACAGCGCTGTTTGCCGCGGGCGGTACGGGCGAGTTCTTCTCGCTGACCCCGCAGGAATACCCGGACATCATCAAGACTGCCGTCGATACCTGTGCCGGTCAGGTGCCCATCCTCGCGGGTGTAGGCGGTCCGACCCGTCAGGCGATCGCCTACGCTCAAGAGGCTGAACGCCTTGGTGCGAAAGGGCTTTTGTTGCTTCCGCATTACCTGACCGAAGCGAGCCAGGAAGGCGTCGCTCGGCATGTAGAGGAGGTGTGCAAGTCGGTCAACATTGGCGTCGTGGTCTATAACCGCAACGTCTGCCGCCTGACCGCGCCGCTGCTCGAGCAGCTGACCGAGCGCTGCCCGAACCTGATCGGCTACAAGGACGGTCTGGGCGACATCGAACTGATGGTCTCCATTCGTCGTCGCCTCGGTGAGCGCCTGACCTACCTCGGCGGCCTGCCGACTGCAGAAGTCTACGCCGCGGCCTACAAAGCGCTGGGCGTACCCGTGTACTCATCGGCCGTCTTCAACTTCGTGCCGAAGTTGGCCATGGACTTCTACGGTGCAATCTCTCGCGACGACCATGAAACCGTCGGCAAGCTGATCGATGATTTCTTCCTGCCTTATCTCGATATCCGCAACCGTCGCAAAGGCTACGCGGTCAGCATCGTCAAGGCTGGCGCGAAAATCGCCGGTTACGACGCCGGCCCAGTTCGTGCACCACTGACGGACCTGCTGCCGGACGAGTACGAAGCGCTTGCCGCGCTGATCGAGAAGCAGGGCGCGCAGTAA